Below is a window of Humulus lupulus chromosome 2, drHumLupu1.1, whole genome shotgun sequence DNA.
TTATATAATGTGCTCAAAGTTCGAATATTGGCAAGCTAAAAGTCATTATCTATTTgctttaaacttttttttaaagTAGGGACTTGGAGAGGAATGGGAAAAACGTGAAGGGCTTTTCAAAAGAGAATCTAAATGACCATATCTTGAACCAGAGATTTCAAGTATATTTTCTGCCGCCTGCCAATATTTCTAATTTGATACTCCCAAATTTCacatcttaattttttttagataattTGATTACCACTTTGAAACTTCTAGTGTTAGTCTAAAGCATTCTTGTAATCTGATACTTCATATTTGGGTTTACATGCTTAGATTTGTGTGTTTTGGCCATAAGAATTTCGTATTATTTCTAATATATATTTCCATCTTCTATACAGTTTCTCCATATTTGGATCCTTAGGGAGTATTTAGCATATGCTATGGGAATCCCAGATGTTAAAGGAGATTTGGAGCGCCTAATTGATGATTTTGTTTTGATGTGTTTGTTTGTGGGGAATGACTTTCTACCTCACATTCCCTCATTGGAAATATCTGAGGTTGTCCAcagaaaaagggaaagaaagaaaggagTTAACTAGTAGCGTCTTCTGGAACTGAATAATAGACGTGGCCTAAAATCTGTGAAAAATATCccgttttcttcttcttctttcttttctctctcaaattGAAATTGGAATTTTTGGGATGAATTGAGGGGGAATGAGTTGGTGATCCTTCGAAGAAAGAAGGATGTTGGAGGATCAGGTGGCTTACCTCTTGCAGAGGTACCTTGGCAACTACGTCAGGGGACTCAACAAGGAAGCGCTCAAGATCAGTGTTTGGCAAGGTTCGTTTTCTTATAATTACTCTTATTTTCCTGGATTTTAGACtttgaaataaattttttttttttggttgtgtattgaggataattggagttttttttaaatcattattGAAATGTCTTCAGAACGGATGAATTTTCTGTGATTAATTCAAAGAGAGGGAGTGAATGAGTTTATTGACATTagaattttggaaaatttaataAGTTGATGGATTTAGATTTTGGTTTCATTTTGTCTTATTGCTTCAAATTCTACACTTATCAGATTTTACGGTTGATTGGATTGTAGTTAACTTAGTAGTGAGAGTAAAGAGTAAATGCTTCGTTTCTGGTTGATGGTTTACTCCTAAATCTATATTGCAGGAGATGTGGAGCTAACTAATATGCTGTTGAAACCGAAGGCACTTAATGCATTGAAATTTCCTGTGAAGGTTAAGGCTGGATTTCTTGGCTCTGTGAAACTTAAGGTATGTGCGTTTCTATAATTTTGGTTTAGTAAAGATGTTTGCAGATTTATTTGAACTGGCTTTGGGGATTAATGATTAAGAAATTTGACTTTGTATATTTTCTTGTGACATTTCTAACAATCTCTTGTATACTACAAGTTCTTTAtggtgttatatatatataaattataacttGCTTTAGTCTGTCGCAGGATGAATGAAGTTTGATGATGTATGTATTGatgttatatatgtatttaaAGACAAAAGGCTAagtattttgaaattttttagatgttttttgtttttttgatagGAAACAAAAcctttattaattggaaaaaggTATTACAAAAAGATGATAAGTTATCTCCATAAAGTAGACGTAAATAAAACATATAGCATTAATAAGAGCAAATCCAAAAAGAAACTAGCTAAATCACACAATTTTCCATTCAAGAATGATCAAAGAAAGAGGGAAATCCATGAATTACTTTGTCACATAAGCCCAAAAAGATGCTAAaatttgaaccttttcccttagAGAAGCCACACccagttcttaattttttttattcttctttcaGCCAAATAATCCACACAATCCAAATTTTTTTAGAAGAATAAGTCTCTTGTTTTGAAAATGGTTGTAGAGATTCCTGAATGAGCCATATTCTTTGTGGCACAACATCATTAAGCGTAAATTTGTGAGTTTCAACAATAATGGTTGGGACACTTGTGTGGCTGTTCGGGCTACTGATCTTAGTTTGTGGAAACTTACTTCATGCTATGAGAATGTCAATAGCATTGTGATTTTTTAAGTGGGGTTTGAAAGAAGATTTAGATTTGTGgctataattatgtttttatgtatgaTGATACCTTTTCCTCTTGTATATAACTTATTCTTTTCCAATCTATAAAGTATTCAGCCTTTCTGATGTAATCAATTAGTCAATTAGTCTGTAATTTAGTTATTAGCTGCTAGTTGTATTTAACTATAATTGTTCCTTAGTTGTTATTAGTCATTAGCTAGTCTTGAATAAAATGTATAAATAGACCTTAAAGTTGTAGTCAGAGGCATATTATTATCGAATACAATCTAATTTTTCCACAAATTATTTTCTCTTTGCGTTTCATTTCCCTTCGTCTTCTCTGTGAGTTCATCACTTTCTTCTTTCTCTGATTTTTTTATAAGAGATTTTATTCTTTTTGCTATGcatgtttatttattttctagGTCCCTCTTttgtacccccccccccccccccccccctccccgcCTTATTGTGCATATATTTGTTTCGTTTCTtttaaaaagaaataacaaaaaataagataaaattagTTTCTTTGTAGTGATGAATAAAAATATTAGAAATTTCACAAAATTGAGAGATCACCTATATAATTTTCTTGCTGGAAGCAATTTTAATGACATCTTTTGTGATTCTGGATGCTGTTTacatttaactaatgatattttttgtgATATTCCCAACTTAAGGTACCTTGGAGTAGGCTTGGTCAGGACCCAGTTGTAGTTCATCTGGATCGTATTTTTTTGTTAGTTGAACCTGCAACGCATGTTCAAGGGTCCATTGAAGATGCCATTCAAGAAGCTAAGAAAATCCGAGTGCGAGTAAGACAATAATGATGTGCCTACCGATATACCTTTGAATGATCCTCTGAATAATTGTTATGTTTGGAAATAGGAAATGGAAATGAAGCTCGTAGAGAAGGCTCAACAATTAAAGTCTGAAGTGGTAAGATTACACAATTCTTTTATCAGTGTAACTTAAATTATAATAAGGTGAATCTTTGACTAGATGGTTCATGGAAACTATTTGTGCTGACTGCTGATACAGACAATGGCATGCCTTAGCATCCATACATCTGGTATATTTACTTGACTTGAATCTTTACAAA
It encodes the following:
- the LOC133816717 gene encoding 5'-3' exoribonuclease 2-like, whose translation is MESYSEESCLHQDLERNGKNVKGFSKENLNDHILNQRFQFLHIWILREYLAYAMGIPDVKGDLERLIDDFVLMCLFVGNDFLPHIPSLEISEVVHRKRERKKGVN